From a single Osmerus mordax isolate fOsmMor3 chromosome 14, fOsmMor3.pri, whole genome shotgun sequence genomic region:
- the ndufa8 gene encoding NADH dehydrogenase [ubiquinone] 1 alpha subcomplex subunit 8, which yields MPSSVEIPSLQELNVEEINVSSAVLKAAAHHYGSQCDKPNKEFMLCRWEEKDPRKCLEEGRKVNECALNFFRQIKGSCAESFTEYWTCLDYSNLAELRQCRQKQQAFDSCALDKLGWERPNLGDLSKVTKVATSRPLPENPYHSKPRPEPNPVIEGQLQPSKHGSKLFFWDW from the exons ATGCCAAGTTCGGTGGAGATCCCCTCCTTGCAGGAGCTAAATGTGGAGGAG ATCAATGTATCGTCTGCAGTTCTAAAGGCAGCCGCCCACCACTATGGCTCCCAGTGCGACAAGCCCAACAAGGAGTTCATGCTGTGTCGCTGGGAAGAGAAGGACCCCCGGAaatgtctggaggaggggaggaaagtcaACGAGTGTGCACTCAACTTCTTCAG GCAGATCAAGGGCAGCTGTGCCGAGTCCTTCACAGAGTACTGGACCTGCCTTGACTATTCCAACCTGGCCGAGCTGCGTCAATGTCGCCAGAAGCAGCAGGCCTTTGACAGCTGTGCCCTGGACAAGCTGGGCTGGGAGAGACCTAACCTGGGCGACCTGTCTAag GTGACAAAGGTGGCGACCTCGCGACCCCTCCCGGAGAACCCGTACCATTCGAAGCCCCGTCCGGAGCCCAACCCCGTTATCGAGGGCCAGCTGCAGCCCTCCAAGCACGGCAGCAAGCTCTTCTTCTGGGACTGGTGA
- the si:ch211-243g18.2 gene encoding keratin, type I cytoskeletal 18: protein MASSFSVRSFSGGRQPSFSSLSLRDSGRARSRASVSFSKPLSRSASIGLDLNSAAQQLNGLNNSANDKEAMQGLNNRLASYLDKVRSLERSNADLELRIKQLMMERIPKGHDLDSMMAQAHAVEQEVRKKTLENARLMLEIDNAKLAADDFRIKWETEQVMCQSVERDCMALKKAKTDHEQIIASLRGDLDSLKEELYFLKKNHEEEVQAVRARLASEEVSVEVDAARGGPELGTVLAELRSQYEGIVKDNKEQTEHWYRKKLEMVQNEVKESNEALRGAQAELVERQRFLQGLEVELETLHKQVAALEGNMGETGQKYALEMERLQATLTQLEDDLSQLRLDMQRNKTDYEQLLRIKQNLEMEIATYRRLLEGEEMIKEVPPPKKEPDVRTRKIVKVVTQTMINGKVVDESSEVEHIEEPKK from the exons ATGGCATCCAGCTTCTCTGTGCGGAGTTTCTCTGGCGGTCGCCAGCCGTCCTTCTCCAGCCTATCTCTGCGGGACAGCGGACGCGCCCGTTCCCGCGCCTCAGTCTCCTTCTCAAAGCCGCTAAGCCGCTCTGCTTCCATCGGTCTTGACCTGAACAGTGCCGCGCAGCAGCTTAACGGGTTAAACAACTCCGCCAACGACAAGGAAGCTATGCAGGGCCTCAACAACCGCCTGGCCAGCTACCTGGATAAG gtacGCTCTCTGGAGAGATCCAACGCTGACCTGGAGTTGAGGATCAAGCAGCTGATGATGGAGCGCATCCCTAAAGGTCACGACCTGGACTCCATGATGGCCCAGGCCCACGCTGTGGAGCAGGAG GtgaggaagaagaccctggagAATGCCCGTCTAATGCTGGAGATCGACAACGCCAAACTGGCGGCCGACGACTTCAGAATCAA GTGGGAGACAGAGCAGGTCATGTGCCAGTCTGTGGAGAGAGACTGCATGGCTCTGAAGAAGGCCAAGACTGACCACGAGCAGATCATCGCTAGTCTCCGTGGCGACCTGGACAGCCTGAAGGAGGAGCTCTACTTCCTTAAGAAGAACCACGAGGAG GAGGTCCAGGCAGTGCGTGCCCGTCTGGCCAGCGAGGaggtgagtgtggaggtggATGCTGCCCGCGGGGGGCCGGAATTGGGCACGGTGCTGGCGGAGCTGCGCTCTCAGTATGAGGGCATCGTCAAGGATAACAAGGAGCAGACTGAGCACTGGTACCGCAAGAAG ctGGAGATGGTGCAGAACGAGGTGAAGGAGAGCAACGAGGCCCTGAGGGGAGCGCAGGCAGAGCTGGTGGAGAGACAACGCTTCCtgcaggggctggaggtggagctggagacACTGCACAAACAG GTGGCGGCGTTGGAGGGTAACATGGGAGAGACGGGTCAGAAGTATGCCCTGGAGATGGAGCGCCTGCAGGCCACGCTGACCCAGCTGGAGGACGACCTCTCCCAGCTGCGTCTGGACATGCAGCGCAACAAGACCGACTACGAGCAGCTGCTCCGCATCAAACAGAACCTGGAGATGGAGATCGCCACCTACAGGAGGCtgctggaaggggaggagat GATCAAGGAGGTCCCTCCCCCTAAGA AGGAGCCGGACGTGCGCACCAGGAAGATCGTAAAGGTGGTCACCCAAACCATGATCAACGGCAAGGTGGTGGACGAGTCCAGCGAGGTGGAGCACATCGAGGAGCCGAAGAAGTGA
- the LOC136956886 gene encoding zinc finger and BTB domain-containing protein 26-like, which translates to MTTVSDVLRLCFHSHGDSVLQKMNVLRDEHRFCDVTLILQGAPKLRFPGHRVVLAASSSFLRDQFLLRLQDGEEELELGAEVVPNSEVGRRLLLSCYTGVLEVPLRELVGYLTAASALQMSQVVERCAQAVSQYLNPTLANLKQEVSSETATPQPDSVRPMDESLGLGYGKGEAGGPGGFQQCLSEDTEYSLQQVHTNNPAPYPIGANRRKQRPPTPCRLKDYRTLSPPESPTHTSGLADSSQGEDQEEGPGEEEYMLAGHMQEGGASPDESYLNLGAGLMGADLGTGPMLGHLSERAYLCRRCDQVFQHLDSYVRHLREHRQYLCLLCGRSFSQKSNLTRHVRVHTGVKPFQCPLCHKTFSQKATLQDHLNLHTGDKPHKCNYCAVHFAHKPGLRRHLKDIHGKSSLQNIFEELVD; encoded by the exons ATGACGACGGTCTCCGACGTCCTCCGGTTGTGTTTCCACAGCCATGGGGACTCTGTCCTCCAGAAGATGAACGTTCTCAGAGATGAGCATAGATTCTGCGATGTCACGCTTATCCTGCAAGGGGCGCCAAAGCTTCGTTTCCCGGGCCACCGTGTGGTGCTAGCAGCCTCGTCCTCCTTTCTCAGAGACCAGTTCCTGCTGCGTTTgcaagatggggaggaggagttggagctGGGGGCAGAGGTGGTGCCCAACTCTGAG GTGGGTCGTCGGCTGCTGTTGTCCTGCTACACGGGGGTCCTGGAGGTTCCTCTGAGGGAGCTGGTGGGCTACCTAACGGCCGCTAGCGCCCTGCAGATGAGCCAGGTGGTGGAGAGATGTGCCCAAGCCGTGTCCCAGTACCTCAACCCCACCCTGGCCAACCTGAAGCAGGAGGTCAGCTCTGAGACCGCCACCCCCCAGCCGGACAGCGTTAGGCCCATGGATGAAAGCCTGGGGCTGGGCTATGGAAAAGGGGAGGCCGGGGGGCCTGGAGGGTTCCAGCAGTGCCTATCGGAAGACACAGAGTACTCCCTTCAGCAGGTCCACACCAACAACCCTGCACCTTACCCTATAGGAGCCAACCGGCGTAAGCAGCGCCCGCCCACACCATGTAGGTTGAAAGACTATAGGACGCTGTCCCCGCCAGAAAGTCCGACGCACACCTCAGGATTGGCTGACAGCTCCCAGGGGGAGGATCAGGAAGAGGGGCCCGGAGAGGAAGAGTACATGCTGGCAGGTCACATGCAAGAAGGTGGAGCCTCCCCTGACGAGTCGTATCTCAACCTGGGTGCAGGGCTGATGGGGGCGGACCTGGGGACTGGGCCCATGCTGGGCCACCTATCAGAGAGGGCATATCTGTGCCGCAGATGTGACCAGGTGTTCCAGCACCTGGACAGCTACGTGCGTCACTTGAGGGAGCACCGCCAGTACTTGTGCCTGCTCTGTGGGCGGAGCTTCTCCCAAAAGAGCAACCTGACGCGACACGTGCGTGTGCACACGGGCGTCAAACCCTTCCAGTGTCCCCTCTGCCACAAGACCTTCTCCCAG AAGGCCACGCTGCAGGACCACCTGAACCTGCACACAGGGGACAAACCTCACAAGTGTAACTACTGTGCTGTCCACTTCGCCCACAAACCGGGCCTCCGACGCCATCTGAAGGACATCCATGGGAAGAGCAGCCTGCAGAACATCTTTGAGGAGCTGGTGgactga